One Planifilum fimeticola genomic window, TCCATCTGAGTAGAAGCTATTTCAAAATTCGATTCACACACCAAATAATGAATGCAATCAGGCAAAAAGCTCTATAAATATACAAATATCGGTCATATCGAACCACCAACCGACGGTAATTGTTCATCCAACCGAAGCAGCGTTCAATGATCCAACGCCGGCGGTATCCCTCTCCCACACGGATGGGGCGGCCACGACGGGGTTTGCGGCTTTTTCGCTGAATGGTGGGAATAGTGGGCTTGATTCCTCGTCGGCGCAACCAGATTCGGAAAGAACGGCTGTC contains:
- a CDS encoding transposase, giving the protein DSRSFRIWLRRRGIKPTIPTIQRKSRKPRRGRPIRVGEGYRRRWIIERCFGWMNNYRRLVVRYDRYLYIYRAFCLIAFIIWCVNRILK